The proteins below are encoded in one region of Enhydrobacter sp.:
- a CDS encoding acyl-CoA synthetase: MAKGKGRSTGKSKAKRPTKRKTAKTKKPAAKAARGTTKITPKAAPAPKPIVLRRPVKNRAAVARLPTSRPAPHKAHLLSANIYERDLDKTPANHAPLTPLQFLERSASVYPDHLALVHGPRRQTWAETYARCRRLASALEKVGIGVGDTVTIMAPNIPEMYEAHFGVPMTGAVLNSLNTRLDAAMIAFILDHSETKVLLVDREYHRVMTEALGIAKAQPLVVDIDDPQCDDGAQIGDTTYEEFIATGDPDDAWDYPGDEWNAISLNYTSGTTGNPKGVVYHHRGAALSAYGNATQWAMGLHPVYLWTLPMFHCNGWCFPWTLALVTGTSVCMRRASARTIFDALADHDVTHLCGAPIIMQFIIGASPEERRPLARRVEFMTAAAPPPAAVLEALEKENFRVTHVYGLTEVYGPATICSWHGEWDALDPGERARLKARQGVRYAAEDAVTVMDPRTMTEVPRDGQTMGEVMFRGNLVMKGYLKNPKATREAFEGGWFHSGDLGVLHEDGYLELRDRSKDIIISGGENISTIEVEGVIIKHPAVANVAVVAKPDDKWGETPCAFVVLKPGASVTTDEILAHCRAHLAHYKCPRHVVFRDLPMTSTGKVQKFVLRDWAKAV; this comes from the coding sequence ATGGCGAAGGGAAAAGGCAGGAGCACCGGCAAGAGCAAGGCGAAGCGGCCGACGAAGCGGAAGACCGCCAAGACGAAGAAGCCGGCCGCGAAGGCCGCGCGCGGTACGACGAAGATCACGCCGAAGGCTGCGCCGGCGCCCAAGCCCATCGTGCTGCGCCGGCCGGTGAAGAACCGGGCCGCGGTCGCCCGCCTGCCGACGTCGCGCCCGGCGCCGCACAAGGCCCACCTGCTCAGCGCCAATATCTACGAGCGCGACCTCGACAAGACGCCGGCCAACCATGCGCCACTCACGCCGCTGCAGTTCCTGGAGCGCAGCGCCTCGGTCTATCCCGATCATCTCGCGCTGGTGCACGGGCCACGCCGCCAGACCTGGGCCGAGACCTACGCGCGCTGCCGCCGGCTCGCCTCGGCGCTGGAGAAGGTGGGCATCGGCGTCGGCGACACGGTGACCATCATGGCACCCAACATCCCCGAGATGTACGAGGCGCATTTCGGCGTGCCGATGACCGGCGCGGTGTTGAACTCGCTCAACACCCGGCTCGACGCGGCGATGATCGCCTTCATCCTCGACCACAGCGAGACCAAGGTGCTGCTGGTCGACCGCGAGTACCATCGCGTGATGACCGAGGCGCTGGGCATCGCCAAGGCGCAGCCGCTGGTGGTCGATATCGACGACCCTCAATGCGATGACGGCGCCCAGATCGGCGACACCACCTACGAGGAATTCATCGCCACGGGCGATCCCGACGATGCCTGGGACTATCCCGGCGACGAATGGAACGCGATTTCGCTCAACTACACCTCCGGCACCACCGGCAACCCCAAGGGAGTCGTCTACCACCACCGCGGCGCCGCCCTTTCGGCTTACGGCAATGCCACGCAATGGGCGATGGGGCTGCACCCCGTCTATCTCTGGACGCTGCCGATGTTCCACTGCAACGGCTGGTGCTTCCCCTGGACGCTGGCGCTCGTGACCGGAACGTCGGTCTGCATGCGCCGCGCGTCGGCCAGGACGATCTTCGATGCGCTGGCCGACCACGACGTGACGCATCTCTGCGGTGCGCCGATCATCATGCAGTTCATCATCGGCGCCAGCCCGGAGGAGCGCCGGCCGCTCGCACGCCGCGTCGAGTTCATGACGGCGGCCGCGCCACCGCCGGCCGCCGTGCTGGAGGCGCTGGAGAAGGAGAATTTCCGCGTCACGCACGTCTATGGCCTGACCGAGGTCTACGGCCCGGCGACCATATGCTCCTGGCATGGCGAGTGGGATGCGCTCGATCCCGGTGAGCGCGCCCGGCTCAAGGCTCGCCAGGGCGTCCGCTATGCCGCGGAGGACGCCGTCACGGTGATGGATCCCAGGACAATGACGGAAGTGCCGCGTGACGGGCAGACCATGGGCGAGGTCATGTTCCGCGGCAACCTCGTCATGAAGGGCTATCTGAAGAATCCCAAGGCCACGCGAGAGGCCTTCGAGGGCGGCTGGTTCCATTCCGGCGATCTCGGCGTGCTGCACGAGGACGGCTACCTCGAGCTGCGCGACCGCTCCAAGGACATCATCATTTCGGGCGGCGAGAACATCTCGACGATCGAGGTCGAGGGGGTGATCATCAAGCATCCTGCCGTCGCCAACGTCGCGGTGGTGGCCAAACCCGACGACAAGTGGGGCGAGACGCCCTGCGCATTCGTCGTGCTGAAACCGGGGGCGTCCGTCACGACCGACGAGATCCTCGCCCACTGCCGCGCCCATCTCGCGCACTACAAGTGTCCGCGCCACGTGGTGTTTCGCGACCTGCCCATGACCTCGACCGGCAAGGTGCAGAAGTTCGTGCTGCGCGACTGGGCAAAGGCGGTCTGA
- a CDS encoding metalloregulator ArsR/SmtB family transcription factor has translation MAALADPHRRRVIELLRDRPRRAGELAAGVGLNPSALSRHLRTLKAGGLIEEAHPEFDARIRIYTLKPGPMATLKAWLEQTERVWTEQLPAFEAHLERGR, from the coding sequence TTGGCCGCGCTCGCCGATCCGCATCGGCGGCGGGTGATCGAGCTCCTGCGCGACCGCCCGCGACGCGCCGGTGAGCTTGCGGCGGGAGTCGGGCTCAACCCCTCCGCCCTCAGTCGGCACCTCCGCACCTTGAAGGCGGGCGGATTGATCGAGGAGGCACATCCCGAATTCGATGCCCGGATCCGCATCTACACCCTGAAGCCCGGCCCCATGGCGACCCTGAAAGCCTGGCTGGAACAGACCGAGCGGGTCTGGACCGAGCAGCTCCCCGCTTTCGAGGCGCATCTCGAACGCGGGCGATGA
- a CDS encoding VOC family protein, translating to MHMNDFRRPTLTSGVYYRDPWAALDWLEKAFGFERSLLVTDKDGNVGHAEMRFGDGLIYVGSQWCDSVASPAVLGGKNTQSVHVQLNEGIDAHCARARAVGAEIVQEPTDQFYGDRTYRARDPEGHLWTFGQTVRRVSREEMERVTGFKVEGTI from the coding sequence CTGCATATGAACGACTTCCGCCGCCCGACCTTGACATCGGGCGTCTACTACAGGGACCCGTGGGCGGCGCTCGACTGGTTGGAGAAAGCTTTCGGCTTCGAGCGGAGCCTGCTGGTCACCGACAAGGATGGCAATGTGGGTCACGCCGAGATGCGATTCGGCGACGGTCTGATCTATGTCGGGTCGCAGTGGTGCGATTCGGTCGCCAGCCCCGCCGTGCTGGGCGGCAAGAACACCCAGTCGGTCCATGTCCAGCTCAACGAAGGCATCGACGCCCACTGCGCCCGGGCACGCGCCGTCGGCGCAGAGATCGTCCAGGAACCGACGGACCAATTCTACGGCGATAGAACATACCGCGCACGCGATCCCGAGGGGCACCTGTGGACGTTCGGCCAGACGGTGCGCCGCGTGTCGCGGGAGGAAATGGAGCGGGTGACGGGATTCAAGGTCGAAGGCACGATTTGA
- a CDS encoding propionyl-CoA synthetase: MASGDRYRAVHARSLKDPEGFWAEQAETIDWTKRWDKVLDSSRAPFYGWYVGGELNACHNALDRHVENGRADQTALIYDSPVTDTKRSFTYLELRDHVARLAGAIAAQGVGKGDRVIIYMPMIPEAVMAMLACARLGAVHSVVFGGFAAKELASRIDDCQPKLVLTASCGVEPARIVAYKPMLDEAIEQARHKVSKVIVFQRPQGPATLVKGRDLDWTETVAAAAPHGCVPVRATDPLYILYTSGTTGFPKGVVRDTGGYCVALYWSMKNLYGVEPGEVWWCASDVGWVVGHSYIVYGPLIYGSTSILYEGKPVGTPDAGAFWRVISEHKAVALFTAPTAFRAIKREDPEGKLLKKYDLSKFRTLFLAGERGDPPTIEWAQRLLGVPVVDHWWQTETGWVICGNFVGLDPMPIKPGSCSVPAPGWHLEVLDENGHPMKRGQVGAIAARLPLPPGTFPTLWNADERYKQGYLTEFPGYYKTGDAGFIDEDGYVSVMTRVDDVINVAGHRLSTGQIEEVLGAHDDVAECAVIGVADELKGQVPLGFVVLKAGVDRPDREIANEIVQMVRDRIGPVAFFKSALVVQRLPKTRSGKILRGTIQKMADNQPWTMPATIEDPVVLEEIKDGLKAAGYAAKG; the protein is encoded by the coding sequence ATGGCCAGCGGCGACAGGTATCGCGCGGTGCATGCGCGCTCGCTGAAGGATCCGGAAGGTTTCTGGGCCGAGCAGGCGGAGACGATCGACTGGACCAAGCGCTGGGACAAGGTGCTCGATTCGTCGCGGGCGCCGTTCTATGGCTGGTACGTGGGCGGTGAGCTCAATGCCTGCCACAATGCGCTCGACCGTCATGTCGAGAACGGCCGCGCCGACCAGACGGCGCTGATCTACGATTCCCCGGTCACCGACACCAAGAGGAGCTTCACCTACCTGGAGCTGCGCGATCACGTGGCCCGGCTCGCCGGCGCCATCGCCGCACAGGGTGTCGGCAAGGGCGATCGTGTGATCATCTACATGCCGATGATTCCCGAGGCGGTGATGGCGATGCTCGCCTGCGCCCGGCTGGGTGCGGTGCATTCCGTGGTGTTCGGCGGCTTCGCCGCCAAGGAGCTGGCCAGCCGCATCGACGATTGCCAGCCCAAGCTCGTGCTCACGGCCTCCTGCGGCGTCGAGCCGGCGCGTATCGTCGCCTACAAGCCCATGCTCGACGAAGCGATCGAGCAGGCGAGGCACAAAGTGTCGAAGGTCATCGTCTTCCAGCGGCCGCAGGGACCGGCGACGCTGGTGAAGGGCCGCGACCTCGACTGGACGGAAACGGTTGCCGCCGCCGCGCCGCACGGCTGCGTGCCGGTGAGGGCCACCGATCCGCTCTACATCCTCTACACATCCGGAACGACCGGCTTCCCCAAGGGCGTGGTGCGCGATACCGGCGGTTACTGCGTGGCGCTCTACTGGTCGATGAAGAACCTCTACGGTGTCGAGCCGGGGGAGGTGTGGTGGTGCGCCTCGGACGTGGGCTGGGTCGTCGGCCACAGCTACATTGTCTACGGCCCGCTGATCTACGGCTCGACCTCGATCCTCTATGAAGGCAAGCCGGTCGGCACGCCCGATGCCGGTGCCTTCTGGCGCGTGATCTCCGAGCACAAGGCGGTGGCGCTGTTCACCGCCCCGACTGCCTTCCGCGCCATCAAGCGCGAGGATCCCGAGGGCAAGCTCCTCAAGAAGTACGACCTCTCGAAGTTCCGCACGCTCTTCCTCGCCGGCGAGCGCGGCGATCCGCCGACCATCGAATGGGCGCAACGGCTGCTCGGCGTGCCGGTGGTCGATCACTGGTGGCAGACCGAGACCGGCTGGGTGATCTGCGGCAACTTCGTCGGGCTCGATCCGATGCCGATCAAGCCGGGATCGTGCTCGGTGCCGGCCCCCGGCTGGCATCTCGAGGTGCTGGACGAGAACGGCCATCCCATGAAGCGCGGCCAGGTGGGCGCGATCGCCGCCAGGCTGCCGCTGCCGCCGGGTACGTTTCCGACGCTGTGGAACGCCGACGAACGCTACAAGCAGGGCTATCTCACCGAGTTCCCGGGCTACTACAAGACCGGCGATGCGGGCTTCATCGACGAGGACGGCTACGTCTCGGTGATGACGCGCGTCGACGACGTGATCAACGTCGCCGGCCACCGGCTGTCGACCGGCCAGATCGAGGAGGTGCTGGGTGCGCACGACGACGTCGCCGAATGCGCGGTGATCGGCGTCGCCGACGAGCTCAAGGGACAGGTGCCGCTGGGCTTCGTGGTGCTGAAGGCCGGCGTCGACCGGCCGGACCGGGAGATCGCGAACGAGATCGTGCAGATGGTGCGAGACCGCATCGGTCCGGTCGCCTTCTTCAAGAGCGCCCTGGTCGTGCAGCGCCTGCCCAAGACGCGCTCGGGCAAGATCCTGCGCGGCACCATCCAGAAGATGGCCGACAACCAGCCGTGGACCATGCCGGCCACCATAGAGGACCCGGTCGTACTGGAGGAGATCAAGGACGGCCTGAAGGCCGCCGGCTATGCGGCGAAGGGATGA
- a CDS encoding 3-hydroxyacyl-CoA dehydrogenase: MTLDINRRDLAVGIVGTGAMGRGIAQVTAQGGIKAVLFDAAEGGAAKARAGIVDILKGLAAKGRLTDADVASAEGNLAVADKLEDLEGCHVVVEVVFENLDVKRKLFGELEAVVAPETILASNTSSIRIASIARSLKHRERVCGMHYFNPVPLMKLVEVIRTADTAPWVVDAMVALGKRQTRVPVVVGDTPGFLVNLGGTAIGTEGLRIHQEGRATVSQIDAVMRDTCGFRMGPFELMDLTGIDVNFPARNIIYEGFFHDRRMTPSPYHESLYAAGKFGRKTGAGWYDYDAKGAKVDPGADHVPSVVPATSVVVMDSHNEKLVSLVVSSGAKPLAVDDGRSPILVAPVGKDCTTVVAERGLDRRRTVAVDLTGDIARRLTIMTAPGADDLVRDAAAAILTRSGAKVTLIKDSPGFIAQRMCAMIANLGCEMAMIGIASAADVDTAMTLGLNYPRGPLALADWLGVRNCHETLVQIQAITGDDRYRPSQWLRRRALLGLSATTPE, encoded by the coding sequence ATGACTCTCGACATCAACCGCCGGGATCTCGCCGTCGGCATCGTGGGCACCGGCGCGATGGGACGCGGGATCGCGCAGGTGACGGCGCAGGGCGGCATCAAGGCGGTCCTGTTCGACGCCGCCGAAGGCGGCGCGGCCAAGGCCAGGGCGGGCATCGTCGACATTCTCAAGGGGCTGGCCGCCAAGGGACGGCTCACGGATGCCGATGTCGCTAGTGCAGAGGGCAACCTCGCCGTCGCGGACAAGCTCGAGGACCTCGAGGGCTGTCACGTCGTCGTCGAGGTGGTGTTCGAGAATCTCGACGTCAAGCGCAAGCTGTTCGGCGAGCTCGAAGCCGTGGTGGCGCCGGAGACCATCCTCGCCTCCAACACCTCGTCGATCCGCATCGCCTCGATTGCGCGTTCCCTGAAACACCGCGAGCGTGTCTGCGGCATGCACTATTTCAATCCCGTGCCGCTCATGAAGCTGGTCGAGGTGATCCGTACCGCCGATACCGCGCCGTGGGTGGTCGACGCTATGGTGGCGCTCGGCAAGCGCCAGACCCGCGTGCCAGTCGTGGTGGGCGACACGCCGGGCTTCCTGGTCAATCTCGGCGGCACGGCGATCGGCACCGAGGGGCTGCGTATCCACCAGGAGGGTCGCGCGACGGTGAGCCAGATCGACGCCGTCATGCGCGACACCTGCGGCTTCCGCATGGGGCCGTTCGAGCTGATGGACCTGACCGGCATCGACGTCAACTTTCCGGCGCGCAACATCATCTACGAGGGCTTCTTCCACGACCGGCGCATGACGCCGAGCCCCTATCACGAGAGCCTTTATGCGGCCGGCAAATTCGGGCGCAAGACCGGCGCGGGCTGGTACGACTACGATGCCAAGGGCGCGAAGGTCGATCCGGGCGCCGACCATGTGCCGTCGGTCGTGCCGGCGACGAGCGTGGTGGTGATGGACAGCCACAACGAGAAGCTCGTCAGCCTCGTCGTGTCCTCGGGCGCAAAGCCGCTGGCCGTGGACGACGGCCGCAGCCCGATCCTGGTGGCGCCCGTCGGCAAGGATTGCACGACGGTCGTCGCCGAGCGCGGCCTCGACCGCCGTCGCACCGTGGCGGTCGATCTGACCGGCGACATCGCCCGGCGCCTGACCATCATGACCGCGCCCGGCGCCGACGATCTGGTGCGCGACGCGGCGGCCGCGATCCTGACCCGCTCCGGCGCCAAGGTGACGCTGATCAAGGATTCGCCGGGCTTCATCGCCCAGCGCATGTGCGCGATGATCGCCAATCTCGGCTGCGAGATGGCGATGATCGGCATCGCCTCGGCGGCCGACGTCGACACCGCCATGACGCTTGGCCTCAACTATCCGCGCGGCCCGCTGGCGCTCGCCGACTGGCTGGGAGTCAGGAACTGCCACGAGACGCTGGTCCAGATCCAGGCCATCACCGGCGACGACCGCTACCGCCCCAGCCAGTGGCTGCGTCGCCGCGCCCTGCTCGGCCTCAGCGCGACGACGCCGGAGTAG
- a CDS encoding addiction module antidote protein: MAKAKKAKLFSRYDAADHLKDEEDIAAFLDVVMEESGDDPAYVTHALGIVARARSMSQLARDTGLTREGLYKALSEEGNPSFATIVKIARALGLRLSFRPQA, encoded by the coding sequence ATGGCGAAGGCGAAGAAGGCAAAGCTCTTCAGCCGCTACGATGCCGCCGACCACCTCAAGGACGAGGAGGACATCGCGGCCTTCCTGGACGTCGTCATGGAGGAAAGCGGTGACGATCCCGCCTATGTCACCCACGCACTGGGCATCGTTGCCCGCGCCCGCAGCATGAGCCAACTTGCGCGCGATACCGGGCTCACGCGCGAGGGGCTCTATAAGGCTCTGTCCGAGGAGGGCAATCCGAGCTTCGCGACCATCGTCAAGATCGCCCGCGCCCTCGGCCTGCGGTTGAGCTTCCGGCCGCAGGCTTGA
- a CDS encoding adenylate/guanylate cyclase domain-containing protein: MMPARDDVTGLVDWILAEGCNSDDLGAILAGTAERLVARGIPLCRATLSMPTIDPTTAVIHFRWLRDEGLTRAALGVVDSYGGPFQRSPIRYLIDQDVPRARWKLEDPEVLRQFELFADLRAQGMTEYALRLVPFSERRTALQGMVLSLASDRPAGFAEAEIDIVDRILPALGLAAYRVGLSKVAAETLGAYLGPQTGARVLQGVIRRGDSQVISAALLLADLRGFSALADRAAAKEVVGWLNQHLECIGDAVIEHGGEILKFLGDGLLAIFPSQTVGAEQACRAVLAAAVDARRRNAALNARRSVENEPTLDLSIALHFGDVVYGNIGTARRLDFTVIGPAVNEVSRMETLGKALGHDLLLSQSIADHCGRPVLSLGAHELRGIAGRRGMYTVG; this comes from the coding sequence ATGATGCCGGCACGCGACGACGTGACAGGACTCGTCGACTGGATCCTGGCCGAAGGCTGCAACAGCGACGATCTGGGAGCCATCCTTGCAGGCACGGCCGAGCGGCTCGTTGCCCGAGGTATTCCGCTTTGCCGGGCGACCTTGAGCATGCCGACCATCGATCCCACGACGGCGGTGATCCATTTCCGATGGCTGCGCGATGAGGGTTTGACCCGTGCCGCGCTGGGCGTCGTCGACAGCTACGGCGGCCCCTTCCAGCGCAGCCCGATCCGATACCTGATCGACCAGGACGTTCCCCGGGCGCGGTGGAAGCTCGAAGATCCGGAAGTGCTGCGGCAGTTCGAGCTGTTCGCCGACTTGCGCGCGCAAGGCATGACTGAATACGCCCTCCGCCTGGTGCCTTTCAGCGAGCGCCGCACCGCGCTGCAGGGCATGGTGCTTTCGCTGGCGAGCGATCGTCCGGCCGGCTTTGCCGAAGCCGAGATCGACATCGTTGACCGCATCTTGCCAGCGTTGGGCCTTGCCGCCTACCGCGTCGGCCTGTCGAAAGTCGCCGCCGAAACGCTGGGCGCCTATCTCGGCCCGCAGACCGGCGCCCGCGTGCTGCAGGGCGTGATCCGGCGTGGCGACAGCCAGGTTATTTCGGCGGCCCTTCTGCTCGCCGATCTGCGGGGCTTCAGCGCCCTCGCCGACCGCGCCGCGGCGAAGGAAGTCGTCGGCTGGCTCAACCAGCACCTCGAATGCATCGGCGACGCCGTCATCGAGCATGGCGGCGAGATTTTGAAATTCCTGGGCGACGGCCTGCTTGCCATCTTCCCCTCGCAGACCGTCGGTGCCGAGCAGGCCTGCCGCGCGGTGCTCGCCGCCGCGGTTGACGCACGCCGCCGCAACGCCGCCCTCAATGCCCGTCGCAGCGTCGAGAACGAACCTACGCTCGATCTCAGCATCGCCCTCCATTTCGGCGACGTCGTCTACGGCAACATCGGCACCGCCCGCCGTCTCGACTTCACCGTAATCGGCCCCGCCGTCAACGAGGTGAGCCGCATGGAAACCCTCGGCAAGGCGCTCGGACACGACCTCCTGCTGTCGCAGAGCATCGCCGACCACTGCGGCCGCCCGGTCCTCAGCCTCGGCGCCCACGAACTACGCGGCATCGCCGGCAGGCGCGGGATGTACACGGTGGGCTAA
- a CDS encoding acyl-CoA dehydrogenase family protein, with protein MTALAAHYTPEHQLFRETCRRFFEKEVTPFHMKWEEEGMVPRELWRKAGAQGLLGMTMPEEYGGAGADFLYSAILIEEQGRAIASGPAFSLHNDIVVPYLLHYGTEEQKKKWIPKACSGDLVTAIAMTEPGTGSDLQSVKTSAVMDGNHWVINGSKTFISNGQLADLVIVVAKTDPKLGAKGTSLIVVETDTPGFKRGRNLEKIGMKAQDTSELFFDNVRVPADHLLGGPGMGFIQLMQQLPQERLVIAIQAIAAIEAALEHTLAYVKERKAFGKPIVDFQNTRFKLAEIKTKAHVARVFVDDCVARHLKGELDVATAAMAKYWTTDLQCEVMDQCLQFFGGYGYMWEYPIARLYADSRVQKIYGGTNEIMKELIGRTL; from the coding sequence GTGACGGCACTGGCTGCGCATTACACCCCCGAACATCAGCTTTTCCGCGAGACCTGCCGGCGGTTCTTCGAGAAGGAAGTGACGCCCTTCCACATGAAGTGGGAGGAGGAGGGCATGGTGCCGCGCGAGCTGTGGCGCAAGGCGGGTGCTCAAGGCTTGCTCGGCATGACAATGCCCGAAGAGTATGGCGGCGCCGGCGCGGATTTCCTCTACAGCGCCATCCTGATCGAGGAGCAGGGGCGGGCGATCGCCTCGGGACCCGCCTTCTCGCTGCACAACGACATCGTCGTTCCCTACCTGCTCCACTACGGCACCGAGGAGCAGAAGAAGAAATGGATTCCCAAGGCCTGCTCCGGCGATCTGGTGACGGCGATCGCCATGACCGAGCCCGGGACCGGCTCCGACCTGCAGTCGGTCAAGACCAGCGCCGTGATGGACGGCAACCATTGGGTCATCAACGGCTCCAAGACCTTCATCAGCAACGGCCAGCTCGCCGATCTCGTGATCGTGGTCGCCAAGACCGACCCCAAGCTCGGCGCCAAGGGCACGTCGCTGATCGTGGTCGAGACCGACACCCCGGGCTTCAAGCGCGGCCGCAATCTCGAGAAGATCGGCATGAAGGCGCAGGACACGTCGGAGCTCTTCTTCGACAATGTGCGCGTGCCGGCCGATCACCTGCTGGGCGGGCCGGGCATGGGTTTCATCCAGCTCATGCAGCAATTGCCGCAGGAGCGGCTGGTGATCGCCATCCAGGCGATCGCCGCCATCGAGGCGGCCCTGGAGCACACGCTCGCCTACGTGAAGGAACGCAAGGCGTTCGGCAAGCCGATCGTCGATTTCCAGAACACGCGCTTCAAGCTCGCCGAGATCAAGACCAAGGCCCATGTCGCGCGCGTCTTCGTCGACGACTGCGTGGCGCGGCACCTCAAAGGCGAGCTCGATGTTGCGACAGCGGCCATGGCCAAGTACTGGACCACCGATCTGCAGTGCGAGGTGATGGACCAGTGCCTGCAGTTCTTCGGCGGCTATGGCTACATGTGGGAATATCCGATCGCGCGTCTCTACGCCGACAGCCGGGTGCAGAAGATCTACGGCGGCACCAACGAGATCATGAAGGAACTGATCGGAAGGACGCTTTGA
- a CDS encoding acetyl-CoA C-acetyltransferase → MTDAYIYDAVRTPRGKGRKDGSLHEVTPIRLATTALEAIRDRNQLDTKLVDDVVLGCVMPIGEQGADIARVAAVRAGFDETVPGVQINRFCASGLEATNMAAAQVMSGQSQAAIGGGVESMSRVPMGSDGGAWPVDPAVAIPMYFLPQGISADVIATKYGMSRDDVDAYAVESQKRAKHAWDSGYFKKSIVPVKDQNGIELLNHDELMRPNTTMQTLAALEPSFKVQGEAMPGFDAVALQRYPEIEKVNHVHHAGNSSGIVDGAAAILIGTKKFGQKAGLKPRARIRSFASIGSEPAIMLTGPAPASERALKRARMEVKDIDLFELNEAFAAVVLRYLQIFKMPHDKINVNGGAIAMGHPLGATGAMILGTLLDEMERRDLSTGLATLCVGAGMGTATIIERV, encoded by the coding sequence ATGACCGATGCATACATCTACGACGCCGTCCGCACCCCCCGCGGCAAGGGCCGCAAGGACGGCTCGCTGCACGAGGTGACGCCGATCCGCCTCGCCACGACCGCGCTCGAGGCGATTCGCGACCGCAACCAGCTCGACACGAAGCTGGTCGACGACGTCGTGCTGGGCTGCGTCATGCCGATCGGCGAGCAGGGGGCGGACATCGCGCGCGTCGCGGCGGTGCGCGCCGGCTTCGACGAGACCGTGCCCGGCGTGCAGATCAACCGCTTCTGCGCCTCGGGCCTCGAGGCCACCAACATGGCCGCGGCCCAGGTGATGTCTGGGCAGAGCCAGGCGGCGATCGGCGGGGGCGTCGAGAGCATGAGCCGCGTGCCGATGGGTTCCGACGGCGGTGCCTGGCCGGTCGATCCGGCGGTGGCGATCCCGATGTACTTCCTGCCGCAGGGGATCTCGGCCGACGTGATCGCGACCAAATACGGCATGAGCCGCGACGACGTCGACGCCTACGCCGTCGAATCGCAGAAGCGCGCCAAGCACGCCTGGGACAGCGGCTACTTCAAGAAGTCGATCGTGCCGGTGAAGGACCAGAACGGAATCGAGCTCCTGAACCACGACGAGCTGATGCGGCCCAACACGACGATGCAGACGCTGGCGGCGCTCGAGCCGAGCTTCAAGGTGCAGGGCGAGGCCATGCCCGGCTTCGATGCCGTGGCGCTGCAGCGTTATCCCGAGATCGAGAAGGTGAACCACGTCCATCACGCCGGCAACTCGTCCGGCATCGTCGACGGTGCGGCCGCCATCCTGATCGGCACGAAGAAGTTCGGCCAGAAGGCCGGCCTGAAGCCGCGCGCCCGGATCCGCTCCTTCGCCTCGATCGGCTCGGAGCCCGCGATCATGCTGACCGGCCCGGCGCCTGCCTCGGAGCGCGCCCTGAAGCGCGCGCGCATGGAGGTGAAGGACATCGACCTCTTCGAGCTCAACGAGGCCTTTGCCGCCGTCGTTCTGCGCTACCTGCAGATCTTCAAGATGCCGCACGACAAGATCAACGTGAACGGCGGCGCGATCGCCATGGGCCATCCGCTGGGGGCCACCGGCGCCATGATCCTGGGGACCCTGCTCGACGAGATGGAACGGCGCGACCTCTCGACCGGCCTCGCCACGCTCTGCGTCGGCGCCGGCATGGGCACGGCCACCATCATCGAGCGGGTCTGA